One genomic segment of Streptomyces niveus includes these proteins:
- a CDS encoding pyridoxamine 5'-phosphate oxidase family protein, whose protein sequence is MATWYEIRSQHTEFADKVSACFAAGVNKTIATLRRDGSPRISAIELEFKDGDVTLGMMGGSVKLRDARRDPRVAVHSPTIDAPEGETWHGDAKLSGVLVETPAPAGNPHVGAGFFRIDIREVALTYLGTPADHLVIESWHAGHGWRRRTH, encoded by the coding sequence ATGGCCACGTGGTACGAGATCCGCAGCCAGCACACGGAGTTCGCGGACAAGGTCTCGGCGTGCTTCGCGGCGGGCGTGAACAAGACGATCGCGACCCTGCGCCGGGACGGCTCACCCCGCATCAGTGCGATCGAGCTGGAGTTCAAGGACGGTGACGTCACGCTGGGAATGATGGGCGGGTCGGTCAAACTCCGCGACGCGAGACGCGACCCGCGCGTCGCCGTCCACAGCCCCACGATCGACGCCCCGGAGGGGGAGACCTGGCACGGAGACGCCAAACTCTCCGGGGTCCTCGTGGAGACACCGGCCCCGGCGGGGAACCCGCACGTGGGAGCGGGCTTCTTCCGGATCGACATCCGGGAAGTCGCGCTCACCTACCTCGGCACACCCGCCGACCACCTCGTCATCGAGTCCTGGCACGCCGGACACGGCTGGCGGCGCAGGACGCACTGA
- the rpe gene encoding ribulose-phosphate 3-epimerase: MAQINPSILSADFARLAEEAKAAEGADWLHVDVMDNHFVPNLTLGVPVVEALARATETPLDCHLMIEEPDRWAPQYVEAGAGSVTFHAEAAAAPVRLAREIRAKGARASMALKPATPVEPYEDLLPELDMLLIMTVEPGFGGQAFLDIMLPKIRRTRELISKHGLELWLQVDGGVSAATIERCAEAGADVFVAGSAVYGTDDPAAAVRMLRHQADEATASAGWSCAH; encoded by the coding sequence ATGGCTCAGATCAACCCCAGCATCCTGTCCGCCGATTTCGCACGTCTGGCCGAGGAGGCGAAGGCGGCCGAGGGCGCCGACTGGCTCCACGTCGATGTCATGGACAACCACTTCGTGCCCAATCTGACTCTCGGTGTGCCGGTGGTCGAAGCGCTCGCCCGCGCGACGGAGACCCCGCTGGACTGCCACCTGATGATCGAGGAACCCGATCGCTGGGCTCCGCAGTACGTCGAGGCCGGCGCCGGTTCGGTCACCTTCCACGCGGAGGCCGCGGCGGCCCCCGTACGGCTCGCACGCGAGATCCGCGCCAAGGGCGCGCGCGCCTCGATGGCGCTGAAGCCCGCGACACCTGTCGAGCCGTACGAGGACCTGCTCCCCGAGCTGGACATGCTGCTGATCATGACGGTGGAGCCGGGCTTCGGCGGTCAGGCGTTCCTGGACATCATGCTGCCCAAGATCCGCCGTACCCGTGAGCTGATCTCCAAGCACGGCCTCGAACTGTGGCTCCAGGTCGACGGTGGTGTCTCGGCCGCCACCATCGAACGCTGTGCCGAGGCGGGGGCGGACGTCTTCGTCGCCGGTTCGGCGGTGTACGGGACGGACGACCCGGCGGCGGCCGTACGGATGCTGCGCCACCAGGCCGACGAGGCGACCGCCTCGGCCGGCTGGTCCTGCGCCCACTGA
- a CDS encoding helix-hairpin-helix domain-containing protein → MTSAHDGSDLTELVNVGRSVARYFESVGVTRIAQLVGEEPVELYERMSAAAGQRLDPCLLDTVMSAVDQAEGEPARPWWHYTPERRRLQAERQARLPAAP, encoded by the coding sequence ATGACCTCCGCACACGATGGGTCCGACCTCACCGAGCTGGTCAACGTCGGCCGTTCCGTGGCCCGTTACTTCGAGAGCGTCGGCGTCACCAGGATCGCGCAACTCGTGGGCGAGGAGCCGGTCGAACTCTACGAGCGGATGTCGGCCGCCGCCGGGCAGCGGCTCGACCCCTGTCTCCTCGACACCGTCATGTCCGCCGTGGACCAGGCCGAGGGAGAGCCCGCCCGCCCGTGGTGGCACTACACGCCCGAACGCAGACGACTCCAGGCCGAGCGCCAGGCGCGGCTGCCCGCCGCACCGTGA
- a CDS encoding TIGR03086 family metal-binding protein, with amino-acid sequence MRNDTPPGPPEFTIGELAARTGLSVKLVRHWSDLGIAPPAGRSASGYRRYGPEAVARLDLARTLRDLGLGLAEIRGVLDREHGLAETAAVHADALEAQIRTLRLQLAVLRSAGRRGSTAEELRVLTELTRMSAAEREETIRTFVTGALDGVDAPGYRDALLAATPDLPADPTAAQVDAWFELSALVRDPAVSAGLRAMAEYAAEHSPSVHEEEHVRAAERMTEFWVRRVSAAMAEGLAPDSPSADDVVGAVVAEWIPTQEGVTRQAGTAPRTDGAEARGLLLAQLETAADPGVERYWQLICLINGLPVRPGLAAPGEWLMTALRANPAPGALAARHEALYAGDAAGSADAREASVALRPDRIVETCASVLGEVGKLVAGVGPGRFRDPTPCADWDVRALLGHLVWENLIWAGLATGADTLPDADVDRLGDDHVAAFRDAAAATLTAFRRPGLPEERFGPAPGWRMVEQLLIEMLVHGWDLASATGQPTGFAPEIADAVLPSVHEIYGSLPRTAGGSFAPERRAPRDANGNDRLAAYLGREV; translated from the coding sequence ATGCGCAACGACACCCCACCCGGGCCGCCGGAATTCACCATCGGCGAACTCGCCGCCCGCACCGGCCTCTCGGTCAAACTCGTCCGGCACTGGTCGGACCTCGGCATCGCGCCGCCGGCCGGCCGCTCCGCGTCCGGCTACCGCAGATACGGCCCCGAGGCCGTCGCCCGGCTCGATCTGGCCCGGACGCTCCGCGATCTCGGGCTGGGGCTGGCGGAGATCCGGGGCGTCCTGGACCGTGAGCACGGCCTCGCGGAGACGGCCGCGGTCCACGCCGACGCGCTGGAGGCCCAGATCCGTACGCTCCGGCTCCAGCTCGCGGTGCTGCGTTCGGCCGGGCGGCGCGGGTCGACGGCCGAGGAGCTGCGGGTGCTGACCGAGCTGACCCGGATGTCGGCGGCCGAGCGCGAGGAGACCATCCGTACGTTTGTGACGGGCGCGCTCGACGGCGTCGACGCCCCCGGCTACCGCGACGCCCTGCTCGCCGCCACGCCCGATCTGCCGGCCGATCCCACCGCCGCGCAGGTCGACGCCTGGTTCGAACTGAGCGCTCTCGTCCGGGATCCGGCCGTGTCGGCCGGGCTGCGCGCGATGGCCGAATACGCGGCGGAGCACTCCCCCTCGGTCCACGAGGAGGAGCATGTCAGGGCCGCCGAGCGCATGACGGAGTTCTGGGTGCGCCGGGTATCGGCGGCCATGGCGGAGGGCCTCGCGCCGGACTCACCGTCGGCGGACGACGTCGTCGGCGCGGTGGTCGCCGAGTGGATCCCCACCCAGGAGGGCGTGACACGGCAGGCGGGGACAGCACCGCGGACCGACGGCGCCGAGGCGCGCGGGCTGCTGCTGGCGCAGTTGGAGACGGCGGCCGATCCGGGCGTGGAGCGGTACTGGCAACTGATCTGCCTCATCAACGGCCTTCCGGTGCGTCCGGGGCTCGCGGCGCCCGGCGAGTGGCTGATGACCGCGCTGCGGGCGAATCCGGCGCCGGGCGCCTTGGCCGCCCGGCACGAGGCCCTGTACGCGGGCGACGCGGCGGGCTCGGCCGACGCTCGGGAGGCGTCGGTGGCGCTGCGTCCGGACCGGATCGTGGAGACCTGCGCGAGCGTTCTGGGCGAGGTCGGGAAGCTGGTCGCGGGCGTCGGGCCGGGCCGGTTCCGCGACCCGACGCCGTGCGCCGACTGGGACGTACGCGCGCTGCTCGGCCACCTGGTGTGGGAGAACCTGATCTGGGCGGGGCTGGCGACGGGTGCGGACACGCTCCCGGACGCGGATGTGGACCGGCTGGGCGACGATCACGTCGCCGCGTTCCGGGACGCCGCCGCCGCGACGCTGACGGCCTTCCGCCGGCCGGGGCTGCCCGAGGAGCGCTTCGGACCCGCGCCCGGTTGGCGGATGGTGGAGCAGTTGCTCATCGAAATGCTGGTCCACGGCTGGGACTTGGCGAGTGCCACGGGCCAACCGACCGGCTTCGCACCGGAGATCGCGGACGCCGTGCTGCCCTCGGTACACGAGATCTACGGCTCACTGCCCCGCACGGCGGGCGGCTCGTTCGCCCCGGAACGGCGGGCGCCGCGCGACGCGAACGGGAACGACCGGCTGGCGGCGTATCTGGGACGCGAGGTCTGA
- a CDS encoding TetR/AcrR family transcriptional regulator: protein MATEPDKGRKRGRPAADRAGLTADRILTTALALVDEQGLDALSMRRLARELGVDPMSIYHHLPNKAAVVSGLVELVFSRLRLPRALPDDWAEQVRAWVNAYRDLTRRHPRLVLQIVTDPVAVAQAAEMINGPLHAALTSAGVPADKVDACAGMFVDFANGFALAELESPSPALAARPPQSHFDIGMDVMILGVHALTAGHDDR, encoded by the coding sequence GTGGCAACGGAACCGGACAAGGGCAGAAAACGCGGGCGCCCCGCCGCCGACCGGGCAGGACTCACCGCCGACCGGATCCTCACGACCGCCCTCGCCCTCGTCGACGAGCAGGGGCTCGATGCCCTGAGCATGCGCCGTCTGGCCCGGGAGCTGGGCGTGGATCCCATGTCGATCTACCACCACCTTCCCAACAAGGCCGCCGTCGTCTCGGGGCTCGTGGAACTCGTCTTCTCACGTCTGCGGTTGCCGCGGGCCCTGCCGGACGACTGGGCCGAGCAGGTGCGTGCCTGGGTGAACGCCTACCGGGACCTGACCCGGCGCCACCCCCGGCTCGTACTCCAGATCGTCACCGACCCGGTGGCGGTCGCACAGGCGGCGGAGATGATCAACGGCCCACTTCACGCCGCGCTGACCTCGGCGGGAGTGCCGGCGGACAAGGTCGACGCGTGCGCCGGCATGTTCGTCGACTTCGCCAACGGGTTCGCCCTGGCAGAGCTCGAATCCCCGTCTCCCGCCCTGGCCGCGCGGCCCCCGCAGTCGCACTTCGACATCGGCATGGACGTCATGATCCTCGGAGTCCACGCACTGACCGCAGGACACGACGACCGCTGA
- a CDS encoding RsmB/NOP family class I SAM-dependent RNA methyltransferase, whose translation MNEQARRRPSKTYRRPKKDPVRILAFEALRAVDERAAYANLVLPPLLKKAREAGDFDNRDAALATELVYGTLRRQGTYDAIISACIDRPLRQVDPPVLDVLALGAHQLLGTRIPTHAAVSASVELARVVLGDGRAKFVNAVLRKISKDDLDAWVERVAPPYDEDAEDHLAVVHSHPRWIVSALWDALGGGRAGIEDLLEADNERPEVTLVARPGRVSADALLDTLGEESGLPGRWSPYAVRLTEGGEPGAIDAVREGRAGVQDEGSQLVAVALANAPLEGTDNRWLDGCAGPGGKAALLAALAAERGAHLLASEKQPHRARLVERALAGNPGPYQVITADGTRPPWRPGVFDRVLVDVPCTGLGALRRRPEARWRRRPEDLEGFAPLQRSLLREALKAVRVGGVVGYATCSPHLAETRVVVEDVLKGRGGPAAVAEWVDARPLMPGVAALGDGPDVQLWPHVHGTDAMYLALLRRTA comes from the coding sequence TTGAACGAGCAGGCACGTCGTCGTCCCTCCAAGACCTACCGCCGTCCCAAGAAGGATCCCGTGCGGATCCTCGCCTTCGAGGCGTTGCGGGCCGTCGACGAACGCGCCGCCTACGCCAACCTCGTCCTCCCGCCCCTCCTGAAGAAGGCCAGGGAGGCGGGTGACTTCGACAACCGCGACGCGGCGCTCGCGACCGAACTCGTCTACGGCACGCTCCGCCGCCAGGGCACGTACGACGCGATCATCTCCGCCTGCATCGACCGCCCGCTGCGCCAGGTCGACCCGCCCGTGCTCGACGTACTCGCCCTCGGCGCGCACCAGTTGCTCGGCACCCGTATCCCCACGCACGCCGCCGTGTCGGCGAGTGTGGAGCTGGCCCGCGTCGTGCTCGGCGACGGGCGCGCGAAGTTCGTCAACGCCGTGCTGCGGAAGATCTCCAAGGACGACCTCGACGCCTGGGTGGAGCGGGTCGCACCGCCGTACGACGAGGACGCCGAGGACCACCTCGCCGTCGTCCACTCGCATCCCCGCTGGATCGTCTCCGCGCTCTGGGACGCGCTCGGGGGCGGCCGGGCCGGCATCGAGGACCTGCTCGAAGCGGACAACGAACGCCCGGAGGTGACGCTCGTCGCGCGCCCCGGGCGGGTCTCGGCCGACGCACTCCTCGACACACTGGGCGAGGAGTCCGGACTGCCGGGACGCTGGTCCCCGTACGCGGTCCGCCTCACCGAGGGCGGCGAACCGGGCGCCATCGACGCCGTACGCGAAGGCCGGGCCGGAGTCCAGGACGAGGGCAGCCAGCTCGTCGCCGTGGCCCTCGCCAACGCGCCGCTGGAAGGCACCGACAACCGGTGGCTCGACGGCTGCGCGGGCCCCGGCGGCAAGGCGGCGCTGCTGGCCGCGCTGGCCGCCGAGCGGGGCGCGCACCTGCTCGCCTCCGAGAAGCAGCCGCACCGGGCGCGCCTGGTCGAGCGCGCGCTCGCGGGCAACCCCGGCCCCTACCAGGTGATCACCGCCGACGGCACCCGCCCGCCGTGGCGGCCCGGCGTCTTCGACCGCGTCCTGGTCGACGTCCCGTGCACCGGCCTCGGCGCCCTGCGCCGCCGCCCGGAGGCCCGCTGGCGCCGCCGCCCGGAGGATCTGGAGGGCTTCGCGCCGCTCCAGCGGTCACTGCTGCGCGAGGCGCTGAAGGCCGTGCGGGTGGGCGGAGTGGTCGGCTACGCGACGTGCTCCCCGCATCTGGCCGAGACGCGCGTCGTGGTGGAGGACGTGCTCAAGGGCAGGGGCGGCCCCGCCGCCGTGGCCGAATGGGTCGACGCCCGGCCGCTGATGCCCGGCGTCGCGGCACTGGGGGACGGCCCCGACGTCCAGCTGTGGCCGCATGTCCACGGCACGGACGCGATGTATCTGGCGTTGCTGCGCCGTACGGCCTGA